A stretch of Candidatus Gorgyraea atricola DNA encodes these proteins:
- the rpoC gene encoding DNA-directed RNA polymerase subunit beta' codes for MIKEEFGNFDFISIKIASPEVIRSWSKGEVKKPETINYRTLRPEKDGLFCEKIFGPTRDWECSCGKYKRIKYKGIVCDRCGVEVTLSKVRRDRMGHIELAAPCSHIWFFKALPSRMALLLNIGMRELERVIYYEEYIVIDPGESPLKKKELLNEERYRKYVEEYGTKFKAMIGAEGIRELLAELDLGKMIKELKVDLHGQKSELAKRKILKRLRTIEAINKSGNKADWMVIDIVPVIPPDLRPLVPLEGGRFATSDLNDLYRRVINRNNRLKKLLELKAPDIIIRNEKRMLQESVDALFDNGRHGRPVLGPANRPLKSLSDMLKGKQGRFRQNLLGKRVDYSGRSVIVIGPELKLWECGLPKKMALELFEPFIIKKLKEKGFVHTIKSAKRMVEKARLEVWDILDDVIKEHPVLLNRAPTLHRLGIQAFQPILIEGKAIRIHPLVCTAFNADFDGDQMAVHVPLSTEAQMESRLMILSSNNIFSPSDGRPIITPTQDIVLGCYYLTGEEPGAKGEGRVFADREEAEIALYDREIEMHAKIKIRIDGEMIETTAGRVIFNRILPKGMPYVNIMLEKSNLSKVIGDCYKQFGHDVTVKLLDDIKDTGFEFATLAGISISVEDLHIPTEKKKVLAASKKEVNSVEDQYRKGIITERERYNKIVDIWTHATDKVSDLLFKGLSVFNPIFMMANSGARGSKQQIRQLAGMRGLMAKPSGEIIETPITANFKEGLTVLEYFISTHGARKGLADTALKTADSGYLTRRLVDVAQDVIIREDDCGTMNGILVSAIIEADEEVVPLRERIIGRVAVDNIADIITDENIVESGSEISEESAARVESAGIEKIRIRSVLTCEAKYGVCAKCYGRDLATGKIVELGTAVGVIAAQSIGEPGTQLTMRTFHIGGTASRIIEQSFIKSRSKGVVKYHNLRIVQQESGDIIALNRNGQVSINDESGRELEKYMVPSGSTLTVKDGQEIDKGVIFIRWDPYTSPILIEVSGKVRYEDIVEEVTMVEELDEATGRTGRVIIEHKGEYHPQIVIENEKKEVAAIYPIPAGAHIVCQDGGNVKAGELIAKTPRQVSKTKDITGGLPRVAELFEARKPKDPAMISEIDGIVEFAAAKKGQRRIIVKASSGMTKEYIIPHGKHLNVYRGDRVSTGDQLVDGPINPQDILKVSGEKRLQEYLVNEVQEVYRLQGVKINDKHIETIVKQMLKKVKIEDSGDTEFLVDMQVDKRIFQEENAKITKKKGKPASAAPILLGITKASLSTESFISAASFQETTKVLTEAAVSGRIDELRGLKENVIMGHLIPAGTGFKAHRNIEMVKIGGEKEKESNKQQEKKDKE; via the coding sequence ATGATAAAAGAAGAATTTGGTAATTTCGATTTTATCTCAATAAAGATTGCTTCTCCTGAGGTTATCAGATCGTGGTCAAAGGGCGAGGTAAAGAAGCCCGAGACCATTAATTACAGGACGCTCAGGCCTGAGAAGGATGGACTTTTTTGCGAAAAGATATTCGGGCCAACACGTGACTGGGAATGCAGCTGCGGAAAGTACAAGCGCATTAAATATAAAGGTATAGTGTGCGACCGTTGCGGTGTAGAAGTTACGCTCTCCAAGGTCAGGCGCGACAGGATGGGCCATATAGAGCTGGCTGCGCCGTGTTCGCATATCTGGTTCTTTAAGGCATTGCCGAGCCGCATGGCGCTTCTTTTAAATATTGGCATGCGAGAATTAGAGCGAGTGATTTATTACGAAGAATATATTGTCATAGATCCAGGAGAATCCCCGCTCAAGAAAAAGGAACTCCTGAATGAAGAGAGATACAGGAAGTATGTAGAGGAGTATGGTACCAAGTTCAAGGCCATGATTGGCGCTGAAGGCATAAGGGAGCTTTTGGCTGAACTGGATCTGGGCAAGATGATAAAGGAATTAAAAGTAGACCTTCATGGACAGAAATCAGAACTGGCAAAAAGAAAGATACTTAAGCGACTCCGGACAATAGAGGCAATAAATAAATCCGGCAATAAAGCAGACTGGATGGTAATAGATATCGTACCTGTTATTCCACCGGATCTAAGGCCGCTCGTGCCTCTTGAGGGCGGCAGGTTTGCTACGAGTGATCTGAATGATCTATACCGACGCGTTATAAATAGGAATAACCGCCTTAAGAAGCTATTGGAATTAAAGGCGCCTGATATTATTATACGCAATGAAAAACGCATGCTTCAGGAATCAGTGGATGCACTTTTTGACAATGGAAGACATGGCAGGCCAGTGCTTGGTCCCGCGAATAGGCCGCTTAAGTCTTTGAGTGATATGTTAAAAGGCAAACAGGGCCGTTTTAGACAAAATCTTTTAGGAAAACGCGTTGACTATTCAGGCAGGAGCGTTATTGTGATCGGACCTGAATTGAAGCTATGGGAATGCGGACTTCCAAAAAAGATGGCGCTGGAGTTATTCGAGCCATTTATCATAAAGAAGTTAAAGGAAAAAGGATTTGTTCATACAATAAAGAGCGCAAAGCGTATGGTGGAAAAGGCAAGGCTTGAGGTATGGGATATCTTGGACGATGTAATAAAGGAACATCCTGTACTTTTAAACAGGGCGCCTACCTTACACAGGCTCGGGATACAGGCGTTTCAGCCCATATTAATAGAAGGTAAGGCGATTAGGATCCACCCGCTCGTCTGTACTGCGTTCAATGCTGATTTTGACGGTGACCAAATGGCGGTGCATGTGCCCCTCTCAACAGAGGCGCAGATGGAATCAAGGCTCATGATACTTTCGTCTAATAACATATTTTCTCCGTCTGACGGCAGGCCTATTATAACACCGACGCAGGATATAGTGCTGGGCTGTTATTATCTGACCGGAGAAGAGCCAGGCGCAAAAGGAGAAGGCAGGGTTTTCGCGGACAGAGAAGAGGCAGAGATCGCGCTTTATGACAGAGAGATAGAGATGCACGCGAAGATAAAGATAAGGATCGATGGAGAGATGATCGAGACGACCGCGGGAAGGGTCATATTTAATCGCATATTGCCAAAAGGCATGCCTTACGTAAATATCATGCTGGAGAAATCAAATCTCAGTAAGGTCATAGGTGATTGTTATAAGCAGTTTGGTCATGATGTCACTGTAAAGCTCCTGGACGACATCAAGGATACTGGTTTTGAATTTGCGACACTGGCAGGCATTTCTATTTCAGTGGAAGACCTGCATATTCCGACAGAAAAGAAAAAGGTGCTGGCAGCTTCAAAGAAAGAGGTAAATTCAGTCGAGGATCAATATCGAAAAGGTATTATAACGGAACGAGAAAGATACAACAAGATCGTTGATATATGGACACATGCGACAGATAAGGTGTCAGATCTTTTATTTAAGGGGTTGAGTGTTTTTAATCCAATATTTATGATGGCAAATTCCGGGGCAAGGGGTTCAAAGCAGCAGATCAGACAGCTGGCAGGTATGCGCGGACTTATGGCAAAGCCATCAGGAGAGATCATCGAGACACCGATCACTGCTAATTTTAAAGAAGGCCTTACAGTGCTCGAATATTTTATCTCTACTCACGGCGCAAGAAAAGGCCTGGCAGACACAGCGCTTAAAACAGCAGACTCTGGTTATCTTACTAGACGCCTTGTGGACGTAGCGCAGGATGTCATTATAAGAGAAGATGATTGCGGCACGATGAACGGCATACTTGTAAGCGCGATCATCGAGGCGGATGAAGAGGTCGTTCCTTTAAGAGAGAGGATCATAGGAAGGGTGGCAGTGGATAATATCGCGGATATTATTACTGATGAGAATATCGTAGAGTCTGGCAGCGAGATAAGCGAAGAATCTGCCGCGCGTGTAGAATCCGCTGGCATAGAAAAGATACGCATACGCAGCGTGCTTACATGCGAGGCAAAGTATGGCGTGTGCGCTAAGTGTTATGGCAGAGACCTTGCTACAGGCAAGATCGTCGAGCTTGGTACAGCTGTTGGCGTGATCGCAGCCCAGTCCATAGGTGAGCCAGGAACACAGCTTACCATGAGAACATTTCATATCGGCGGAACAGCGTCAAGAATTATAGAACAATCGTTTATAAAATCCAGGTCAAAGGGTGTTGTCAAGTATCATAACCTCAGGATAGTGCAGCAGGAATCAGGCGACATTATAGCATTGAACCGCAATGGCCAGGTAAGCATAAACGACGAGAGTGGCAGGGAACTTGAAAAATATATGGTGCCTTCAGGATCTACATTGACTGTAAAGGATGGCCAGGAGATCGATAAAGGTGTTATTTTTATAAGATGGGACCCGTATACTTCACCTATATTGATAGAGGTGAGTGGAAAGGTTAGGTACGAGGATATTGTGGAAGAAGTGACTATGGTGGAGGAACTTGACGAGGCAACAGGTCGTACTGGCCGCGTTATTATAGAGCACAAGGGTGAGTATCATCCGCAGATAGTTATAGAGAATGAGAAGAAAGAAGTCGCGGCGATTTATCCGATACCTGCAGGGGCGCACATTGTTTGTCAGGATGGAGGGAATGTAAAGGCAGGAGAGTTGATCGCGAAGACACCCAGGCAGGTCAGTAAGACAAAGGATATCACTGGAGGCCTGCCAAGGGTCGCAGAGCTTTTTGAGGCAAGAAAACCAAAAGATCCCGCGATGATAAGCGAGATAGACGGGATCGTGGAGTTTGCCGCAGCTAAAAAAGGTCAGCGCAGGATCATTGTTAAAGCATCCTCTGGTATGACAAAGGAATACATCATACCGCATGGCAAACATTTGAATGTCTACAGGGGTGACAGGGTTTCAACAGGCGACCAGCTCGTTGATGGACCTATCAACCCGCAGGATATATTAAAGGTAAGCGGCGAGAAGAGGCTGCAGGAATATCTCGTGAATGAAGTGCAGGAGGTATACAGGCTGCAGGGTGTAAAGATAAACGATAAACATATAGAGACCATAGTTAAGCAGATGCTCAAGAAGGTCAAGATAGAGGACTCTGGCGATACAGAGTTTTTGGTTGACATGCAGGTGGACAAGCGGATTTTCCAGGAAGAGAATGCAAAGATAACGAAGAAAAAAGGTAAACCTGCCAGCGCAGCGCCAATACTTTTAGGGATCACAAAGGCATCGCTTTCCACAGAGAGTTTTATATCAGCAGCGAGTTTCCAGGAGACGACCAAGGTTTTGACAGAGGCTGCTGTAAGCGGAAGAATAGACGAGCTCAGAGGGCTGAAAGAGAATGTCATCATGGGGCATTTGATTCCAGCTGGCACTGGGTTCAAGGCGCACAGGAATATAGAGATGGTAAAAATAGGCGGTGAGAAGGAAAAAGAAAGTAATAAGCAGCAAGAGAAAAAGGACAAGGAATAG
- the rpsL gene encoding 30S ribosomal protein S12 produces MPTIGQLIKYGRSSKSRKTKSRALNACPQKRGVCLQVKTQTPKKPNSALRKVARVRLTNGIEVTSYIPGEGHNLQEHSIVLIRGGRVKDLPGVRYHIVRGTLDTAGVANRKKSRSKYGAKRPKA; encoded by the coding sequence ATGCCAACGATCGGTCAATTAATAAAATACGGCAGGAGTTCGAAGTCCAGAAAGACAAAATCGCGTGCGCTTAATGCGTGTCCTCAGAAAAGGGGCGTGTGCCTGCAGGTAAAGACACAGACTCCGAAAAAACCTAACTCTGCGTTGAGAAAGGTTGCCAGAGTAAGGCTGACCAATGGTATAGAGGTAACATCCTATATACCAGGAGAAGGGCACAATCTTCAAGAGCATTCGATAGTTTTAATCAGGGGCGGCAGGGTAAAAGACCTTCCTGGTGTGAGGTATCACATAGTAAGAGGCACGCTCGATACAGCAGGCGTGGCAAACAGGAAAAAGAGCCGCTCAAAGTACGGCGCAAAACGACCAAAAGCGTAA
- a CDS encoding GTP-binding protein produces the protein MAKEKFQRTKPHVNIGTIGHVDHGKTTLTSSITMCLAAKGLA, from the coding sequence ATGGCAAAGGAAAAATTCCAACGCACTAAACCACACGTAAATATCGGTACTATAGGTCACGTTGATCACGGTAAGACTACACTTACCTCGTCTATAACAATGTGCCTGGCAGCAAAGGGCCTTGCAG
- the fusA gene encoding elongation factor G: protein MIREIPLQKLRNIGVIAHIDAGKTTTTERMLYYAGRLYKIGEVHEGTATMDWMEQEQERGITITSAATSCNWKDCRINVIDTPGHVDFTAEVERSLKVLDGAVVIFCGVGGVQPQTETVWRQADKYKVPRIAFINKMDRVGADFAKVTKQMEDMLAANAFPIQLPIGSEDNFKGIIDLIGMKAYMFKEDRVDDNFEEDEIPADKMEEVKIYRHDLIEKLAEHDEKMMDKYIHNQEITEPEIRAVLRKAVVKDMFVPILCGAAFKNKGVQMLLDAVCECLPSPLDILPIKGVSPDSDEDIFRKTDDDEPFCALCFKIATDPYVGRITYIRIYSGTVQKSSYVYNISRDRKERLSKIVRMHANKQEIVDEAGAGDIVGVVGLKNARTGDTLCEQDYPVILEKMHFPEPVVSMAIEPSTKVAQDKLGLALNKLQEEDPTFRVRYNNETGQTLISGMGELHLEIIIDRLFREFKVEAKTGVPQVAYKEMPTQEVRSVGKFIQQSGGRGQYGHAVIIMKPGEPGTGIEFKNKIVGGAIPREYIPAVKNGIEMASKTGVLASYPVIDTEVNLIDGSFHEVDSSEIAFKMAGSIAFTDGLKKARCKLMEPIMNLEVIFPENYMGDVIGDLNSRRCKIREIEQKANVKAVKGDVPLAEMFGYATAIRSLTQGRASYTMEPSHYAEVPKNIAEKIVSK from the coding sequence ATGATTAGAGAAATACCCTTACAAAAATTAAGGAACATAGGAGTTATTGCTCATATAGACGCTGGAAAGACCACGACTACTGAGAGAATGCTCTATTATGCAGGCAGGCTCTATAAGATCGGCGAGGTGCATGAAGGCACTGCGACCATGGACTGGATGGAGCAGGAGCAGGAGCGGGGCATTACTATTACTTCAGCAGCTACGAGTTGTAATTGGAAGGATTGCAGAATAAATGTCATTGATACTCCAGGCCATGTGGATTTTACAGCAGAGGTCGAGCGATCGCTGAAGGTGCTGGATGGCGCGGTGGTTATATTCTGCGGAGTGGGCGGCGTGCAACCGCAGACAGAGACAGTGTGGCGCCAGGCAGATAAGTATAAGGTCCCGAGAATAGCTTTTATAAATAAGATGGATCGCGTGGGCGCTGATTTTGCAAAGGTAACAAAGCAGATGGAAGATATGCTGGCTGCAAACGCATTTCCCATACAGCTTCCCATTGGCAGCGAAGATAATTTTAAAGGAATAATAGATCTTATTGGTATGAAGGCTTATATGTTTAAGGAAGACAGGGTAGATGATAATTTTGAAGAAGACGAAATACCCGCAGACAAAATGGAAGAAGTAAAGATATACAGGCATGACCTTATTGAAAAATTAGCAGAGCATGATGAGAAAATGATGGATAAATATATCCATAACCAGGAGATAACAGAACCTGAGATACGCGCTGTTCTTCGTAAGGCAGTTGTTAAGGATATGTTTGTGCCGATATTGTGCGGCGCTGCTTTTAAGAATAAAGGCGTGCAGATGCTGCTGGATGCAGTGTGCGAATGCCTGCCGTCCCCGCTAGACATACTTCCTATTAAAGGTGTGAGCCCTGATTCAGATGAGGATATATTCAGGAAGACAGATGATGACGAGCCGTTTTGCGCGCTCTGTTTTAAAATAGCAACAGATCCATATGTGGGCAGGATCACATATATAAGGATATATTCAGGTACAGTGCAAAAAAGTTCTTATGTTTACAATATAAGCCGCGACCGAAAAGAGCGTTTGAGCAAGATAGTGCGTATGCATGCCAATAAGCAGGAGATAGTGGATGAGGCAGGCGCTGGTGATATAGTGGGTGTTGTGGGGCTGAAGAATGCGCGCACAGGTGATACGCTTTGCGAACAGGATTATCCTGTTATATTAGAGAAGATGCATTTTCCAGAGCCCGTGGTTTCTATGGCAATAGAGCCATCTACAAAGGTAGCCCAGGACAAACTCGGCCTCGCGCTCAATAAATTACAGGAAGAAGATCCGACCTTCAGAGTGCGTTACAACAATGAAACAGGACAGACTCTTATATCAGGTATGGGAGAGTTGCATCTCGAGATAATCATAGACAGGCTCTTTCGCGAGTTCAAGGTAGAGGCAAAGACAGGCGTGCCACAGGTAGCCTACAAAGAAATGCCTACTCAAGAGGTCAGGTCAGTTGGTAAATTTATACAGCAGTCAGGCGGCAGAGGACAGTATGGTCATGCTGTTATTATCATGAAACCAGGTGAACCAGGCACTGGCATAGAATTTAAGAATAAGATCGTGGGCGGCGCCATACCTAGAGAGTATATCCCGGCTGTTAAAAACGGGATTGAAATGGCATCAAAGACAGGCGTGCTGGCAAGCTATCCTGTAATAGATACAGAGGTCAATCTGATCGACGGGTCTTTTCATGAGGTTGATTCTTCAGAGATCGCTTTTAAGATGGCTGGCTCGATCGCGTTTACGGATGGCTTGAAAAAGGCCAGGTGTAAACTTATGGAACCTATAATGAATCTTGAAGTTATCTTCCCGGAAAATTATATGGGCGATGTCATAGGTGACCTGAATTCAAGGCGTTGCAAGATCAGGGAAATAGAGCAAAAGGCTAATGTAAAGGCAGTAAAGGGTGATGTGCCTCTAGCAGAGATGTTTGGTTACGCAACAGCCATAAGGAGCTTGACACAGGGTAGGGCATCATATACAATGGAGCCTTCTCATTACGCAGAAGTGCCTAAAAATATAGCGGAAAAGATTGTAAGTAAGTAA
- the rpsG gene encoding 30S ribosomal protein S7, which translates to MRRRRAEKRDVLPDPKYNSKLITRFVNVVMEQGKKAVAERIVYNALDVVSKKADNTNSLELLQTAIDNVRPLLEIKPRRVGGATYQVPIEVKSDRGTSIAMRWLRDFARQKKGRPMEEKLADEIMEAFKKQGSAMKKRDDMHRMAEANKAFAHYRW; encoded by the coding sequence ATGCGTAGAAGACGAGCAGAAAAACGAGACGTATTACCTGATCCTAAATATAATAGCAAGCTTATCACCAGGTTTGTCAATGTAGTCATGGAGCAGGGCAAGAAGGCTGTTGCAGAACGTATTGTATATAATGCGCTTGATGTAGTTTCAAAAAAGGCAGATAACACCAATTCTTTAGAGCTATTGCAAACGGCAATTGATAATGTAAGACCTCTTTTAGAGATAAAACCAAGAAGGGTTGGAGGAGCTACTTATCAGGTGCCTATTGAAGTAAAGAGCGACAGGGGCACATCTATTGCAATGCGCTGGCTAAGGGATTTTGCAAGACAGAAAAAAGGCAGGCCCATGGAAGAGAAGCTCGCGGATGAGATCATGGAGGCATTTAAGAAGCAGGGTTCTGCAATGAAAAAGAGAGATGACATGCACAGGATGGCAGAGGCCAACAAGGCCTTTGCGCATTATAGATGGTAA